A genome region from Streptomyces sp. NBC_01296 includes the following:
- a CDS encoding galactose oxidase early set domain-containing protein, whose amino-acid sequence MSRSNPRLPARRRLATAISVCAATAMAVSMALASAGPVLAHTGHGDEGDALPHGPASRAASAPVTVDPEEAATLGKEHAEEHARTRMAMAGVGEYPQTTRTERLKALTASQEKANASFDAAEFGRFREYFQSPDFAAHIAMLPTGKVLLFSFERIEVNPQKEPAPTDTIGKENAGRAWIWDPAKGTGAGAFTEKKPPVVNMPDGKNEPRPAPFFCAGHSYLPNGMLGVFGGNLGGNGGSGAKLSLVFDPWAEEWYLNKDMSVGRWYPSVVTGADGRQVIMSGQSELGWGTPTPVVERFPAATQQVPFDKSVKPIGWGVDQLKTEAPFKWDYPQLFSLRDGKIYGLGRSVDQQWLFDTAADTKTDLPNRPDINKDKPGPDGGQWRRNYGSAVPLPAGFRGPDSVLVLGGDRNDPNTYRLAGGKWNTEKPRAFGRTQDDTLLLPDGNLLTVNGAFDIRDYGNGPYNPNADLKYRQVELRDENGDWKLGPVQRLPRGYHSNAVVLPDGRVMVTGDELQQLANDPDITDNNNGSIEIYEPAYLHQGSRPALGLIFNPSVAYNEKITVSTSTPNDVTRAVLLAPTTATHSINTSQRHLELRIKSRGGNFLELQAPPTAAAAPPGHYMLFLLNEEGAPSKAGWIQLKPPTVAAGATATKAKGGG is encoded by the coding sequence ATGTCCCGCAGCAATCCGCGCCTACCCGCCCGCCGGAGGCTCGCCACGGCGATCTCCGTCTGCGCCGCCACCGCGATGGCCGTGTCCATGGCCCTGGCGTCGGCAGGCCCCGTACTCGCCCACACCGGTCACGGAGACGAGGGCGATGCCCTCCCGCACGGCCCCGCCTCCCGGGCGGCGAGCGCGCCGGTCACCGTCGACCCGGAGGAGGCGGCGACGCTCGGCAAGGAGCACGCCGAGGAGCACGCCCGCACCCGGATGGCCATGGCCGGCGTCGGCGAGTACCCGCAGACCACCCGTACGGAGCGACTCAAGGCGCTGACCGCCTCCCAGGAGAAGGCCAACGCGTCCTTCGACGCCGCCGAGTTCGGCCGGTTCCGGGAGTACTTCCAGTCCCCGGACTTCGCGGCCCACATCGCGATGCTGCCCACAGGCAAGGTCCTCTTGTTCTCCTTCGAGCGGATCGAGGTCAACCCGCAGAAGGAGCCCGCCCCCACCGACACCATCGGCAAGGAGAACGCCGGCCGCGCCTGGATCTGGGACCCCGCCAAGGGGACCGGCGCCGGCGCGTTCACCGAGAAGAAGCCGCCGGTCGTCAACATGCCCGACGGCAAGAACGAACCCCGCCCGGCCCCGTTCTTCTGCGCCGGCCACTCGTACCTGCCCAATGGCATGCTCGGCGTCTTCGGCGGGAACCTCGGCGGCAACGGAGGCAGCGGCGCCAAGCTGTCCCTGGTCTTCGACCCCTGGGCGGAGGAGTGGTACCTGAACAAGGACATGTCCGTCGGCCGGTGGTATCCGAGCGTGGTCACCGGCGCCGACGGACGCCAGGTGATCATGTCCGGCCAGTCGGAGCTCGGCTGGGGCACCCCCACCCCGGTCGTCGAGCGCTTCCCCGCCGCGACCCAACAGGTGCCCTTCGACAAGTCGGTCAAGCCGATCGGCTGGGGAGTGGACCAGCTCAAGACCGAAGCCCCCTTCAAGTGGGACTACCCGCAGTTGTTCTCACTGCGTGACGGCAAGATCTACGGACTCGGCCGTTCCGTGGACCAGCAATGGCTCTTCGACACCGCCGCCGACACCAAGACCGACCTGCCGAACCGCCCGGACATCAACAAGGACAAGCCGGGCCCGGACGGCGGGCAGTGGAGGCGCAACTACGGCTCCGCGGTCCCCCTGCCGGCCGGTTTCAGAGGCCCCGACTCGGTCCTGGTCCTCGGCGGTGACCGCAACGACCCGAACACCTACCGTCTGGCCGGCGGCAAGTGGAACACCGAGAAGCCCCGCGCCTTCGGCCGTACCCAGGACGACACTCTGCTGCTGCCCGACGGCAACCTGCTCACCGTCAACGGTGCCTTCGACATCCGCGACTACGGCAACGGACCGTACAACCCCAACGCCGACCTCAAGTACCGCCAGGTCGAACTGCGCGACGAGAACGGCGACTGGAAGCTCGGCCCCGTGCAGCGGCTTCCGCGCGGCTACCACTCCAACGCCGTGGTCCTCCCGGACGGCCGAGTCATGGTCACGGGCGACGAGCTCCAGCAGCTCGCCAACGACCCCGACATCACTGACAACAACAACGGCAGCATCGAGATCTACGAGCCCGCCTATCTCCACCAGGGCAGCCGCCCCGCGCTCGGCCTGATCTTCAACCCCAGCGTCGCCTACAACGAAAAGATCACGGTCAGCACCAGCACGCCCAACGACGTCACCCGCGCCGTCCTACTGGCCCCGACCACCGCCACCCACTCGATCAACACCAGCCAGCGTCACCTCGAACTACGCATCAAGAGCCGCGGCGGCAACTTCCTGGAACTCCAGGCCCCACCGACCGCCGCCGCGGCCCCGCCCGGCCACTACATGCTCTTCCTCCTCAACGAGGAAGGCGCACCGAGCAAGGCGGGCTGGATCCAGCTCAAGCCCCCGACGGTCGCCGCGGGTGCCACCGCCACGAAGGCGAAGGGCGGCGGCTGA
- a CDS encoding Dyp-type peroxidase has protein sequence MVNDLKLRESDDIQGDVIAGFKKDQMTLLFLKFEDAARARTWVKALEPQISTTRQVATFNAAFSKARKASAGDDPKALKATWINVSFTCAGLRELTGKDPLPSVKPGSGLEAFKQGSDKRALGDTGDSSPEMWLFGNGKGQVVHAVLTVASDTVQDLQATVRQQREACAAAKIVIVFQQDAATLSGSRRGKEHFGFKDGVSEPGVIGFDEPDPVKPEYAKGHHGTRLIPPGEFVVGHDRVGGVPHETPDWADNGSFQVVRRLGQDVPGFWFQVAGQLKALKQAKVVPPEATTEWLAARLVGRWRSGTPVATCPNADRPSSALAGEDNDFGYRNDPEGFITPLFSHLRKTNPRDGLQEKPGDPPFDENPVMDRRRIIRRGAPYGAPFDPASEGPGGPDEKRGLLFVCYQSDLVQQFEFIQKAWIDSPDFPPNRTNKPGPDGMVGADGKLSYETPGKTTQLSLSQFVFTEGSVYAFAPSLTLLRLLGDGRLTDKPPAVVRPTDAFLPIPDMQRDKGKSWYWAYGAGSDSAVCRTVSIADGDEHTDVIERPDRPLTMWPCYVGVTKVDAVLPVPDEQRINGRSRFWLFHTVEGRQVYRRIWIADGAESGLPPEQAAGTDLPDRSLSAWASFSGIERVDAFLPVPDMQRVNGKSHYWVFHTLMGRQVYRLISVADGRMHQDALERGDRGLDLWRSLAGITRVDEFLAVPDMQRINGMSLFWVFHQDQYRIIVIRDGHGHEDQITVEDRPLTMWTSLTG, from the coding sequence ATGGTGAACGATCTCAAGCTGCGTGAGAGCGACGACATCCAGGGCGATGTGATCGCCGGCTTCAAGAAGGACCAGATGACCCTGCTGTTCCTCAAGTTCGAGGACGCGGCGCGGGCGCGCACCTGGGTCAAGGCGCTGGAACCGCAGATTTCCACGACGAGGCAGGTGGCGACCTTCAATGCCGCCTTCAGCAAGGCCAGGAAGGCCTCGGCCGGCGACGACCCGAAGGCGCTGAAGGCCACCTGGATCAACGTCAGTTTCACCTGCGCGGGCCTGCGGGAGCTGACCGGAAAGGACCCGCTGCCCTCCGTCAAGCCCGGCAGCGGTCTGGAGGCCTTCAAGCAGGGCTCGGACAAGCGGGCACTCGGGGACACCGGCGACAGCTCGCCGGAGATGTGGCTCTTCGGCAACGGCAAGGGCCAGGTCGTCCACGCCGTGCTCACCGTCGCCTCGGACACCGTCCAGGACCTCCAGGCGACGGTCAGACAGCAGCGCGAGGCGTGCGCCGCGGCCAAGATCGTGATCGTGTTCCAGCAGGACGCCGCCACCCTGTCCGGCAGCCGGAGGGGGAAGGAGCACTTCGGCTTCAAGGACGGCGTCAGCGAGCCCGGTGTCATCGGCTTCGACGAGCCGGACCCCGTCAAGCCCGAGTACGCCAAGGGCCATCACGGCACCCGGCTGATCCCGCCCGGCGAGTTCGTCGTCGGGCACGACCGGGTCGGCGGCGTGCCGCACGAGACGCCCGACTGGGCTGACAACGGCAGCTTCCAGGTGGTGCGCCGGCTCGGCCAGGACGTCCCCGGCTTCTGGTTCCAGGTCGCCGGGCAGCTGAAGGCGCTCAAGCAGGCCAAGGTGGTGCCGCCCGAGGCCACCACGGAGTGGCTGGCCGCCCGCCTCGTCGGCCGGTGGCGGTCCGGCACCCCCGTCGCCACGTGCCCGAATGCCGACCGGCCCTCCAGCGCGCTGGCCGGGGAGGACAACGACTTCGGCTACCGCAACGACCCCGAGGGCTTCATCACCCCGCTCTTCTCGCACCTGCGCAAGACCAACCCCCGGGACGGCCTGCAGGAGAAGCCCGGTGATCCGCCGTTCGACGAGAATCCGGTGATGGACCGCCGCCGGATCATCCGCCGCGGCGCCCCGTACGGCGCGCCCTTCGACCCCGCCTCGGAGGGCCCCGGAGGGCCCGACGAGAAGCGCGGCCTGCTGTTCGTCTGCTACCAGTCGGACCTTGTGCAGCAGTTCGAGTTCATCCAGAAGGCGTGGATCGACAGCCCGGACTTCCCACCCAACCGGACCAACAAGCCCGGCCCCGACGGAATGGTCGGCGCCGACGGCAAGCTCAGCTACGAGACCCCCGGCAAGACCACGCAGCTGAGCCTGAGCCAGTTCGTCTTCACCGAGGGGTCCGTCTACGCCTTCGCTCCCTCGCTGACCCTGCTGCGGCTGCTCGGTGACGGCCGGCTCACCGACAAGCCGCCCGCGGTCGTCCGGCCAACCGACGCCTTCCTGCCCATCCCCGACATGCAACGGGACAAGGGCAAGAGCTGGTATTGGGCGTATGGGGCGGGCAGCGACAGCGCCGTCTGCCGGACCGTCTCCATCGCCGACGGGGACGAGCACACGGACGTCATCGAGCGCCCCGACCGGCCGCTGACCATGTGGCCGTGCTACGTCGGAGTGACGAAGGTCGACGCGGTCCTGCCCGTCCCGGACGAACAGCGGATCAATGGCCGCAGCCGGTTCTGGCTGTTCCACACCGTCGAGGGCCGGCAGGTCTACCGGCGGATCTGGATCGCCGACGGCGCCGAGTCCGGGCTCCCTCCCGAGCAGGCGGCCGGGACCGACCTGCCGGACCGTTCGCTCTCCGCTTGGGCCTCGTTCAGCGGCATCGAAAGGGTGGACGCCTTCCTGCCGGTGCCCGACATGCAGCGGGTGAACGGCAAGAGCCACTACTGGGTCTTCCACACCCTCATGGGTCGTCAGGTCTACCGGCTCATCTCGGTCGCCGACGGAAGGATGCACCAGGACGCCCTCGAGCGCGGTGACCGCGGGCTCGACCTGTGGCGATCGCTGGCCGGGATCACCCGGGTCGACGAGTTCCTCGCGGTGCCGGACATGCAGCGGATCAACGGCATGAGTCTGTTCTGGGTGTTCCACCAGGACCAGTACCGGATCATCGTGATCCGCGACGGCCACGGCCACGAGGACCAGATCACGGTCGAGGACCGACCCCTGACCATGTGGACGTCCCTGACGGGCTGA
- a CDS encoding potassium channel family protein produces MNGNSGRHRRQVLLASVRSLVTATLLVTAYYLLPMDSAFTVTTALVLVGGVAVVAVLLAWQIRRITLSPQPGLKAMEAMAITVPLFILLYATACFLLEHSAPGSFSEPLSRTDGLYFAMTVFSTVGFGDITARSEPARLLTTGQITLNLLLLGVAARLLANAVQRGRQRRDQPAGPGASGSTPPTP; encoded by the coding sequence GTGAACGGTAACTCGGGTCGTCACCGTCGGCAGGTACTGCTCGCCTCGGTGCGTTCGCTGGTGACGGCGACCCTCCTCGTGACCGCGTACTACCTGCTGCCCATGGACTCGGCGTTCACGGTCACCACCGCCCTGGTGCTCGTCGGTGGCGTCGCGGTGGTGGCGGTGCTGCTGGCCTGGCAGATCCGGAGGATCACGCTGTCGCCGCAGCCCGGGTTGAAGGCCATGGAGGCCATGGCGATCACCGTGCCGCTGTTCATCCTGCTCTACGCCACCGCCTGCTTCCTGCTGGAACACAGCGCACCGGGCAGCTTCAGCGAACCGCTGTCGCGCACTGACGGCCTGTACTTCGCGATGACCGTGTTCAGCACGGTCGGGTTCGGGGACATCACCGCGCGCAGTGAGCCGGCCCGGCTGCTGACAACGGGACAGATCACGCTGAACCTGCTGCTCCTCGGCGTGGCGGCCCGGCTCCTGGCCAACGCGGTCCAGCGGGGCCGCCAACGCCGTGATCAGCCTGCCGGTCCCGGTGCGAGCGGCAGCACGCCGCCTACCCCGTGA
- a CDS encoding flavin monoamine oxidase family protein: MSKAESRPDVVIVGGGFAGVTAARELTMRGRSSVLVEARDRLGGRTYTVDHDGHAMEFGGTWVHPLQPNVWAEIQRYGIETEPLPVVEGLRQAVVSGGRVVDLSDDDVARAMELLDQFCSPGATLFPEPYSPDWGPDPEGIGDRSFREQLESVKADPVLYDWLESMCCAVALGPLDKSAVTEYIRTYALSSWSAEQASAALTATKLVKGTRELLDGIAGQATLADIRLNSHVTRVVQGDGEVRVELAGGDTITAPTAVIALPMNVLNSVEFEPRLSDTKRRAADERHAGAGRKTFVKVKGDVGNVSVLAPEAYAVNWVVTYAQGSEGTWVIAFSSNPDRLPMTAFDDTAGMQEALQPLLPGVEVESIVGWDWSNDPLSLGTWCIYRPGQLASILPDLRTTEGRLFFAGADSAIGWRSFIDGAIQSGYHAARHIDDYLNSGSQ; encoded by the coding sequence GTGAGCAAGGCAGAATCTCGTCCGGACGTTGTGATCGTTGGTGGCGGGTTCGCTGGTGTGACGGCCGCGCGTGAGCTGACGATGCGGGGACGGAGTTCGGTGCTGGTCGAAGCGCGTGACCGGCTGGGTGGCCGGACCTACACCGTGGACCATGACGGGCACGCGATGGAGTTCGGCGGCACGTGGGTGCATCCCCTGCAACCGAACGTGTGGGCGGAGATCCAGCGCTACGGCATCGAGACCGAGCCGTTGCCGGTCGTGGAAGGGCTGCGGCAGGCGGTCGTGTCCGGTGGCAGGGTCGTGGACCTCTCCGACGACGACGTCGCCCGCGCCATGGAACTGCTCGACCAGTTCTGCTCGCCGGGCGCGACCCTGTTCCCGGAGCCGTACTCGCCGGATTGGGGACCGGACCCGGAAGGTATCGGTGACCGGTCGTTCCGCGAGCAGTTGGAGAGCGTTAAGGCCGACCCCGTTCTGTACGACTGGCTGGAATCGATGTGCTGCGCGGTCGCGCTCGGCCCCCTCGACAAGTCCGCCGTCACCGAGTACATCCGCACCTACGCCCTGTCGAGCTGGAGCGCGGAGCAGGCGTCGGCCGCCCTGACGGCGACGAAGCTCGTGAAGGGCACACGTGAGCTGCTCGACGGCATCGCCGGGCAGGCCACGCTCGCCGACATCCGCCTCAACTCACACGTCACGCGTGTCGTCCAGGGCGACGGCGAGGTACGCGTCGAGCTCGCAGGCGGCGACACGATCACCGCGCCCACGGCCGTGATCGCACTGCCCATGAACGTCCTGAACAGTGTGGAGTTCGAGCCCCGGCTGTCCGACACCAAGCGGAGGGCCGCTGACGAGCGGCACGCCGGCGCCGGCCGCAAGACCTTCGTCAAGGTCAAGGGCGACGTCGGGAACGTGAGCGTGCTGGCCCCCGAGGCCTACGCCGTCAACTGGGTGGTCACCTACGCCCAGGGCTCGGAAGGCACCTGGGTCATCGCGTTCTCCAGCAACCCGGACCGCCTGCCCATGACCGCCTTCGACGACACCGCCGGCATGCAGGAAGCCCTGCAGCCGCTGCTGCCCGGCGTCGAGGTCGAATCCATCGTCGGATGGGACTGGTCCAACGACCCCCTATCCCTGGGCACCTGGTGCATCTACCGGCCCGGACAGCTGGCAAGCATCCTGCCCGACCTGCGCACCACCGAGGGGCGGCTGTTCTTCGCGGGCGCCGACTCGGCGATCGGGTGGCGTTCGTTCATCGACGGGGCGATCCAGAGCGGCTACCACGCCGCCCGCCACATCGACGACTACCTGAACTCCGGCAGCCAGTAG
- a CDS encoding cupin domain-containing protein translates to MTNLAGVETSAITTDSWEPFVEEGREMGQVHFLVQKEGGLMAGLWRTDPEVGAEIPYNVTGSDTFHVLQGEAELETPDGQKIDLIAGGIYSFPDGFTAIWRTRSPFVKFFVIA, encoded by the coding sequence ATGACGAATCTTGCTGGTGTTGAAACCTCAGCCATCACGACCGACTCCTGGGAGCCGTTCGTCGAGGAGGGCCGGGAGATGGGCCAGGTCCACTTCCTGGTGCAGAAGGAAGGCGGCCTGATGGCAGGGCTGTGGAGGACCGATCCCGAGGTCGGCGCGGAGATCCCCTACAACGTCACGGGTTCCGACACGTTCCACGTCCTGCAGGGTGAGGCGGAGCTGGAGACCCCCGACGGGCAGAAGATCGACCTCATCGCCGGGGGCATCTATTCGTTCCCGGACGGGTTCACCGCGATCTGGAGGACCCGGTCGCCGTTCGTGAAGTTCTTCGTCATCGCCTGA
- a CDS encoding cupin domain-containing protein, with protein sequence MSIPVGEDIGLEAHPETDQFLRLDAGRGRVQMGRAKDRLDFDQEVEDGWAIFVPAGTWHNVTNVGDETLQLYAVYAPVHHASGKIHATAADAERDEDSGGDEPASWSVQPAQQPSDEHA encoded by the coding sequence ATGTCGATCCCGGTGGGTGAGGACATCGGCTTGGAGGCGCACCCGGAGACTGACCAATTCCTACGTCTCGACGCAGGCCGGGGCCGCGTCCAGATGGGCCGCGCGAAGGATCGACTCGACTTCGACCAGGAGGTCGAGGACGGTTGGGCCATCTTCGTACCCGCCGGCACTTGGCACAACGTCACCAACGTCGGTGACGAGACCCTGCAGCTCTACGCCGTATACGCACCGGTCCACCATGCGTCGGGCAAGATCCATGCGACAGCAGCCGACGCGGAGCGCGACGAGGACTCGGGCGGCGACGAGCCAGCAAGCTGGTCGGTCCAGCCTGCCCAGCAGCCATCGGACGAGCACGCCTGA
- a CDS encoding LysR family transcriptional regulator, with amino-acid sequence MHGLDPRLLATLEAVVRHGSFNAAARELGYSAPAVSQQIAELERRAGLRVLERRPVRATPAGEVLLDAEQGVRNALATASVELDAMRAGTASRIRLGAFASAATSIVPQALAQLHAAYPHVQVSLSQLEPEACYNRLKRGDMDLALSYDYDFIPVPPPRMLRRTLVARDPVVAVVPAHHRLADREVIDLASLASETWIAAPEAALRLELLSQMAKTPGFQARLQYEGDDFNTVLGFVAAGLCVAVMPQLALPRASTQVVARPLAEPQLTRFIYAVRIDTRHAPRAVLDLEQMLAAQALAALA; translated from the coding sequence GTGCACGGACTCGACCCCCGCCTGCTCGCCACCCTCGAAGCCGTCGTGCGGCACGGCTCCTTCAACGCCGCCGCACGCGAGCTCGGCTACAGCGCGCCCGCGGTCTCCCAGCAGATCGCCGAACTCGAACGCCGCGCGGGCCTGAGAGTGCTGGAGCGCCGGCCCGTGCGCGCCACACCGGCAGGCGAAGTCCTTCTCGACGCCGAGCAGGGCGTCCGCAACGCGTTGGCGACGGCATCGGTGGAACTCGACGCCATGCGCGCGGGGACGGCCAGCCGGATCCGCCTCGGCGCCTTCGCCTCGGCCGCCACCAGCATCGTTCCGCAAGCGCTGGCCCAACTCCACGCGGCCTACCCCCACGTGCAGGTCAGCCTCAGCCAACTGGAACCCGAGGCCTGCTACAACCGGCTCAAGCGGGGGGACATGGACCTGGCCCTCAGCTACGACTACGACTTCATCCCCGTCCCGCCACCCCGGATGCTGCGCCGGACGCTGGTCGCACGGGATCCGGTGGTGGCCGTGGTCCCGGCACACCACCGCCTGGCCGACAGGGAGGTCATCGACCTGGCCAGCCTCGCGTCCGAGACCTGGATCGCGGCTCCGGAGGCCGCACTGCGCCTGGAACTGCTTTCCCAGATGGCCAAGACGCCCGGCTTCCAGGCCCGCCTGCAATACGAGGGGGACGACTTCAACACCGTGCTCGGCTTCGTGGCCGCAGGCCTGTGCGTGGCCGTCATGCCGCAACTCGCCCTGCCCCGCGCCAGCACCCAGGTCGTGGCCCGCCCCCTGGCCGAGCCGCAGTTGACGCGCTTCATCTACGCCGTCCGCATCGACACCCGGCACGCCCCGCGCGCCGTCCTGGACCTGGAGCAGATGCTCGCCGCGCAAGCGCTGGCCGCGCTCGCATGA
- a CDS encoding gamma-glutamyl-gamma-aminobutyrate hydrolase family protein: MTQPPLIGLTTYLADARWGEWDLPAAVLPAAYAGCLQAAGGRAVLLPPDAPSAAADVVARLDAIVLTGGEDVDPALYGARPHPRTGPPVRERDRWEQAVLAAGLARDIPVLGVCRGMQLMNVHAGGTLIQHLPDRVGHHGHNPDRGHFCAHTVTTAPGTRIGALLPGTREVATHHHQAVDRLGAGFIVAARAADGTVEAIESTRHRFAVGVQWHPEMGVDTPVVHALVDAAGFAADTDRAASVAGRKVRTVRNSPGRTFPTQVS; this comes from the coding sequence ATGACCCAGCCACCACTCATCGGACTCACCACCTACCTGGCCGACGCCCGGTGGGGCGAGTGGGACCTGCCCGCCGCAGTGCTGCCTGCGGCCTACGCCGGCTGTCTCCAGGCCGCGGGCGGCCGGGCCGTCCTGCTGCCGCCGGACGCCCCGTCGGCAGCGGCCGATGTGGTCGCACGTCTGGACGCGATCGTCCTGACGGGAGGCGAGGACGTGGATCCCGCCCTGTACGGCGCCCGGCCCCACCCGCGCACGGGGCCGCCGGTCCGCGAGCGCGACCGGTGGGAGCAGGCTGTACTGGCCGCCGGTCTCGCCCGCGACATACCCGTGCTCGGAGTGTGCCGGGGTATGCAGCTGATGAACGTACACGCCGGAGGCACCCTCATCCAGCACCTGCCCGACAGGGTGGGCCATCACGGCCACAACCCCGACCGGGGCCACTTCTGTGCCCACACCGTCACCACCGCGCCGGGGACCCGGATCGGCGCCCTCCTGCCGGGGACCCGCGAGGTCGCCACGCACCATCATCAGGCGGTGGATCGCCTGGGCGCCGGGTTCATCGTGGCCGCCCGTGCGGCGGACGGCACCGTCGAGGCGATCGAGAGCACCCGGCACCGCTTCGCCGTGGGCGTCCAGTGGCATCCGGAGATGGGTGTCGACACGCCGGTGGTGCACGCCCTGGTGGATGCCGCCGGTTTCGCCGCAGACACCGATCGGGCGGCTTCGGTGGCAGGACGGAAAGTGCGCACGGTACGAAACTCGCCGGGCCGGACTTTCCCGACACAGGTGTCTTGA
- a CDS encoding FadR/GntR family transcriptional regulator, producing MNLSDSQTGGQAPRRVSAMEAVFGHLRSAIERGEYVVGDKLPSEAELCRTLEVSRPVLREALRALQAIGLTASKSGKGTFVLANTVEDPTFGDYVASDLLEVRRHVEIPVAGYAALRRTPEDLDHLGHLLDRMEQETDTTAWVAMDTVFHLAVAEASRNPVFRRVIEEIRDALARQSTFLNELGGRREQSNCEHRAILEALADGSEHDAVEAMSHHLLRVETTLTEIVRPQRAATFTEGRPEA from the coding sequence GTGAACCTGTCAGACAGCCAGACAGGTGGCCAGGCCCCGCGGCGCGTCAGCGCGATGGAAGCGGTCTTCGGCCACCTGCGCAGCGCCATCGAGCGCGGTGAGTACGTCGTGGGCGACAAGCTCCCCTCCGAAGCCGAGTTGTGCCGGACCCTGGAGGTCAGCCGGCCCGTGCTGCGGGAGGCGCTCCGAGCCCTCCAAGCCATCGGCCTGACCGCCTCCAAGAGCGGCAAGGGCACGTTCGTCCTGGCGAACACGGTCGAGGACCCCACCTTCGGCGACTACGTCGCCAGCGACCTGCTGGAGGTGCGCCGGCACGTCGAGATCCCGGTCGCCGGGTACGCCGCGCTGCGCCGCACCCCGGAGGACCTGGACCATCTGGGCCATCTGCTCGACCGGATGGAGCAGGAGACCGACACCACCGCGTGGGTGGCGATGGACACCGTCTTCCACCTGGCGGTGGCCGAGGCATCCCGCAACCCCGTCTTCCGCCGCGTCATCGAGGAGATCCGCGACGCACTGGCGCGTCAGTCGACCTTCCTCAACGAACTGGGCGGCCGGCGCGAGCAGTCCAACTGCGAGCACCGGGCGATCCTCGAGGCGCTGGCCGACGGTTCCGAGCACGACGCGGTGGAGGCCATGTCCCACCACCTCCTGCGGGTCGAGACGACCCTCACAGAAATCGTGCGCCCCCAGCGCGCGGCCACCTTCACGGAAGGCAGACCCGAGGCGTGA
- a CDS encoding amino acid permease, protein MSEQFLKDEKRPTTRHVDAGDTGYSKSLTPRHVNMIAIGGAIGTGLFLGAGGRLADAGPSLFVAYAVCGIFAFLVVRALGELVMYRPSSGAFVSYAREFLGEKGAYTAGWMYFLNWATTGIADITAVATYTHYWRLFSDVPQWVIALIALAVVLTVNLISVRIFGELEFWFAIVKVGALVVFMAIGIFFLVTRHPIDDAVPGPSLITDNGGIFPNGLLPMLLIIQGVVFAYASVELVGVAAGETENPEEIMPKAINSIMWRVGLFYVGSVVLLSMLMPWNSYSAGQSPFVTVLSHIGIPAAGDVMNLVVLTAAMSSLNSGLYSTGRILRSMAVNGSAPSFTARLSRTQVPYGGILLTSGMCVLGVGLNFVVPADAFEIVLNLAAIGILATWGMIMLCHLLFWRKTRDGGLTRPSYRLPGSPWTELVTLAFLASVLVLMYADGGAARTTVLCVPLIAAALVAGWYAVRGRVARAAAKSEG, encoded by the coding sequence GTGAGCGAGCAGTTCCTCAAAGACGAGAAGCGCCCCACGACCCGTCACGTGGACGCCGGGGACACCGGCTACAGCAAGTCCTTGACACCCCGGCACGTCAACATGATCGCCATCGGGGGTGCGATCGGCACCGGGCTCTTCCTCGGCGCGGGCGGACGCCTCGCCGACGCCGGCCCCTCACTGTTCGTCGCCTACGCCGTCTGCGGGATCTTCGCGTTCCTCGTCGTACGCGCGCTCGGCGAGCTCGTCATGTACCGGCCGTCCTCCGGCGCCTTCGTCTCGTACGCCCGGGAGTTCCTCGGGGAGAAGGGCGCGTACACCGCGGGCTGGATGTACTTCCTCAACTGGGCGACCACCGGCATCGCCGACATCACCGCCGTCGCCACCTACACCCATTACTGGCGCCTGTTCTCCGACGTCCCGCAGTGGGTGATCGCGCTCATAGCCCTGGCCGTGGTCCTCACCGTGAACCTCATCTCGGTGCGGATCTTCGGCGAACTGGAGTTCTGGTTCGCCATCGTCAAGGTCGGCGCGCTGGTCGTCTTCATGGCCATCGGGATCTTCTTCCTCGTGACCCGGCACCCCATCGACGACGCCGTGCCCGGTCCGTCCCTGATCACCGACAACGGCGGGATCTTCCCCAACGGCCTGCTGCCCATGCTGCTGATCATCCAGGGCGTCGTCTTCGCCTACGCCTCCGTCGAGCTGGTCGGAGTCGCGGCCGGTGAGACCGAGAATCCCGAGGAGATCATGCCGAAGGCGATCAACTCGATCATGTGGCGCGTCGGCCTCTTCTACGTCGGCTCGGTCGTCCTGCTGTCGATGCTGATGCCGTGGAACAGCTACAGCGCCGGCCAGAGCCCGTTCGTGACCGTGCTCTCCCACATCGGCATCCCGGCGGCCGGCGACGTGATGAATCTGGTCGTTCTCACCGCGGCCATGTCCTCGCTCAACTCCGGCCTCTACTCCACCGGCCGCATCCTGCGCTCGATGGCCGTCAACGGCTCCGCCCCGAGCTTCACCGCCCGGCTGAGCCGCACCCAGGTGCCCTACGGCGGCATCCTGCTCACCAGCGGCATGTGCGTCCTCGGCGTCGGGCTCAACTTCGTCGTTCCGGCGGACGCGTTCGAGATCGTGCTCAACCTGGCCGCCATCGGCATCCTCGCTACCTGGGGCATGATCATGCTCTGCCACCTCCTCTTCTGGCGGAAGACCCGTGACGGCGGACTCACCCGCCCCTCCTATCGCCTGCCCGGCTCCCCGTGGACCGAACTCGTGACGCTGGCCTTCCTCGCCTCCGTCCTGGTCCTGATGTACGCCGACGGAGGAGCGGCGCGCACCACCGTGCTGTGCGTGCCACTGATCGCCGCGGCGCTGGTCGCCGGCTGGTACGCCGTCCGCGGCCGCGTGGCGCGCGCCGCCGCGAAGAGCGAGGGCTGA